TGAAgtccaaattaaaaagaaaaggcatgggATCTAAGTTTAGGGTTAGGTATTTCATTGAATTTCCAAGGCAAGCATAAGCACCAGCCACATAGCaggtacttaataaatgaatggatgacaGGTGGACAAACTGATGGAAGGTCAGTCCTTCCCCAGTGGTGATGGACCTGGGGGCAAAGAAACCTGTAGATGAGTCCTGATGCACACCAACACAGCGATGGAAGCAAAATTATAAGCCTTTCTTCCTGTGTAAAATGCAGATGATAATTCACAGAGTAATGAGGATGAAGTGAGAAAAAGCTCACTTCAGGGCCCAGCACATAGGAAGCACAGAATTTTGTGATCATATTCTCTACTCTAAAGACTCCTCTGAGGAACAAGAAGTTTGCAGGCAGGAAATCTGTTAGCCTTCCACATTTCCACTGGACTCTGCACCTTGTCTCTGAGAGTGAGACCTCTTTCTCCTGAGACCCATGATGGGCTCCCAGGGACCCAAGGGTACCAAGATGAAGCCCACAAGTAGGTGGGCTTTATGAGGCCCGATTTCAACCCCCTTTGCACAGAAACCCAGCACAGTCTTGGCCTGTACCGCTGGGAGAAACGGACCCAGACTTGAGAACTACAGGTGGGGTTGTTCTCACTCTCTACTGGGAGGATAGGGAAGTGGTAACTGAGGCCAGAGTTCGTGAACCTTTCAGTGAAGTCTGTGTGTTGACCTGGGAAGCCTCAGCTCTTTTAGAATTCCCAGGCCAGACCTGGTGACCCATTCGAATGCATTCAAGGCATTTGCACATGGAGACTTGTTGAAAGTAGCTGACTTTCATACAATCCAGAAAACAAGAGATCTTTCTAGCAACCCATGGGGATGCTCCTTGTTCTAAGTGAATGATTTCTAGTTTAAggaaggagaaatttttttaaaaggatttatttatttattttagaaagatagagacagtgcagggctggggaggggcagagaaagagcctTAAGCAGATCCCACACTGGGgttggatctcaggacccagaggtTACAAcctcagcagaaaccaagagtcccaggcctaacagactgtgccactcaggcacccccaaggaGAAATTTTGAACATCAGATTTTTCGTGGGCCTTTCCTTCTAACAGCATTTTCCCTTCCCAGTTTAGCTAATATTGATGCAGTCTATTAGTGGGAGTGTGACTATTAGCATATAAACAAATTTGTGAAGTGTGCCTCTAAGGGAGCAATCAGAAACTGACTGCTCAgccacaaaaaatatatacaagtcTAAGAACGTTGAGAGTTGTGTTTTGTAAAGTAGGGTTACCATGGGGAGGGCAAATCAGTTGAGCCCTCAAGAGCTCATTGGAGGACGCTGCATTTTTTCAGTTGAGAAGCTGCCTAATCTTCCCTAACCACTCCCCTGAGGTCTCAGAAGACTTCAAAAACACGGCAAATGGAAATGTTCTGCAGCCTCCTTTGGGTTACCCAGGGCCGAATTTCCTCAGGCGGGGCAGGGGAAACGCAAATCAGCTTGGCACTGAGTATCTTTAACAAAACCCCTTGGGGATGAGGCTGTTGAAGGTCTCGAGGTGATTTCTCCCTAATATTTTTTGCTCTGAAAGAGTTCTCTGTAGTTCTCCGTACTTTTGTCTGCGCAAATTTCCCAGGTGGAGTCAGTCGTAGGCGTTAATAAGCCGCATTAGTGACCACCAGAGACGGAAATCGCTAATTACTAAGTCCCCTTTGATCTCCCCCAGCCGTTTGGCTCCTGACACTGGAGGTTCCGGCATCTACGCTTTCTTAGAACTGTACCAGACTAGAGTGTTCAGACGTGCGATCTGCAGTTTAACGTGTGCGCCGAGATCTGGAtcagatttttaagaatttccACAGACTCCCCAGATTTTAAAATCCAGCCGCTGAGCTGGTGTGCGGCTGGAAGCTAACAAACGCCCACGCGCGCGGGTGTTTGATTAATTTTGGCAGCTGCGTACTTCTGCGCTTTAAATTTTGGGGGGCAGACTGGGGAAATAAACGATTTAAACTTTCATTGCACTGCCTGTCTCCCCTTCTCCATCGTCTGCTTTCGATTCGGTTGTGGGAAATggagtttttttctctttgctagaACTCTAATGTGATTCGggatcatttgtaaaatgaacaaaaaagtcACCGGCAAACGGGACGACTGGGGCAGAACGCTGATGGGAGACCCAGGGTGGGAGAAAAGGCCGGATCTCCGAGGATAATTGGGAGACCGCCTCCTCCCCGCCTGGTCTCCATGGTCCCCTTCATCTTCCAGGTAAGATGAATGGCCCGTCATCCATCATCCACAGCCAGCCTCCTCCCCCAGGCGAGCGGAGAATCTGCTTTCAGAAAAAACCTATTAGCCCCGAATTGGGCAGCTTTGTGGAGCCAACCGAGGCTCTCTAATGTGGCCTTTGTCTGCGGAATTTAAGCATTTACATAATGCACTAGCACCGAACTCCGAGCAGGGTTGGGACTCCGCGTGCGGAGCCTGGCGCGGACTTCGCGTCTACAGCTCCCTCATCCGGCTGCTCCAGCGGACCACCCTCGCCGTTGCGCCTGGGTCACGCTGCAGGCGCTCTGGCAAGGAAAGCAGTGCCACATCCGTACTTTGCCCACTCCGGGCGGCTGCGCTTTGAAAGCGGCAAGGTCTTGTTGGGTGAAACCACACAGGGTCCATTTGACCCTGAAGTCGGAGGAATAAACTTGATATGAATCTGGCTTTCCAGGCGGTCGTTGGGGGCTTCGCCGTTTTTCTGCTGACCGTTGAGAGCCGCACGCTCAACGGTCACTGGTGCGTCCGAGCACAGAGGCGCCTTGGGTTCCAATCGCCAGAGCGCGGGACCTGGACTCGCGGGTCTCTAGGCGACCCGCGCGCCAGCTGAGAGCAAAAAGGATTCGGGCATGTAAAAGGGAGGACGAAGACCCGCGGCGCATGGGACTAGGTCTCCGGGGGAATTTAGGAAGGAATCCGCATGCTTTGGAGAGGCGCACCCTTCGCAGAGGAAATGCAAACACTTTAGTAAGCCGAGGTCTCTGGGTATCCAACCCTTTAGAGGGAGGTGGTTCGGCTCAGAAATCTCGCCAGAGGGGACTTTTCCACCGAAAACTTTCTCGAAGTGCCCAGCATGCGCCCAGTTCAGACAGGTGCAGAAACTTTTGCCCTGCAGTGCCTCCGCCACTGCTCTAAACGACCAATTAGAGAATGCAAGAGGTTGGGTCGCGAGTGCTAAGGGGGAACCTGCATCTGGAATCGGGTCTCCAGGAAGAACACCGCACCCAGGGGGCCCGCCAGCCCCCTTCCAAAGAACCCGCGCGCCCCTCGCGGCGAGCTGCGCTGGTAGCCTGGGCCCAATCAGCGCTGTCGTAGGGTCTGTGACGGCCTTCGGCCCCGCCCCCTTGACTGGGATAAAAGGCCTCAGAGAAGGCTTCAGCCCAGAGCTCCGCGCGCGGCCCTGCGCCCCGGCACGGCCCCCAGGTGGGTTTCGTGGATTGTTGCTCTCAGCGCCGGTCCCACTGTCCCCGCGGTCTGCCGCGATCAGGTCCTCATTCTTCTCAGTCCCCAGGGCGGGGCGGCCAAGCCAGTCTCCAggattctctcctttccttttcgcTCCCCCTTCAAGGCAGCTGCAGTCCTCCGCGCACTGGGCCGCTGGCCTGCAGGTGAGCTCACCTACCCCGGCCCGTGCGCGACCGGCTGCGGTCCCCCCCGCCCCAACGCTGCCTTTCCCCTGCAGGATGAAGAACCCGATGCTGGAGGCGCTGTCCCAATTGCTGGAGAAGCTGCTCCTCATCTCCAACTTTAAGCTCTTCAGTTCGGGCACCCCGGCCGAAGACAAGGCGAGGAATAATTTCTATGAGATCAGCTCTTTCCTCCGCGGCGACGTGCTGGAAGTGCCCCGGACCCACCTGACCCACTACGGCATCTACCTGGGCGACAACCGTGTTGCCCACATGATGCCCGACATCCTTTTGGCCCTGACCAGCGACAAGGGGCGCACGCAGAAGGTGGTCTCCAATAAGCGTCTCATCCTGGGCGTCATTGGCAGAGTAGCCAGCATCCGCGTGGACACAGTGGAGGACTTCGCCTACGGAGCCGACATCCTAGTCAATCACCTGGACAAGTCCCTCAAGAAGAAGGCGCTGCTCAACGAAGAGGTGGCGCAGAGGGCCGAGAAGCTGCTGGGCATGACTCCCTACAGCCTACTTTGGAACAACTGTGAGCACTTCGTAACCTACTGCAGATTCGGCACCCCGATCAGCCCCCAGGCGGACAAGGTACACGTGTGACTCGCCCGTGGGTTCGGTAGGGACCCCTTTTCCAtctctaacttttttttcttggctcTGGGATCAGGGATTGAGTTCTAGAATGAGTAACGGTCTCTGGTGTTCCTGAAGGaggccaagtaaataaatagcgTTGTCCCTTGCAAGGTAACCTCAAAATGAGCTGTTAAAAAGTGTGGAAATACGGTCCCGCTGCCAGCGATTCCAAATCTACGCAGTTATTGTTGCAGAGGTCCTCAGGGTGTCCACCCAGCGTGGTCGAAATGACAAAAGGGCAGGTGGAAATGGGGGGGTTGAGAGAAAATCTGTTGTTGTGTGCTTGCAAATTTTCCCAAGAATTGCAATCGAAGAAAGGCGTTCATTGTTTGTATTTTATCTATAACCCTGTGTACAAATTGTTGTGCctttaaaattaaggaaacatgCAGGTTTCTCCGTCTGTAAGCTGCACAGTGAATTCCCTTTGCTTAATATAAACTATCATAATTCCCAGTAGGAAGACCTCCCTGGTAGATCCCTTATTCTTGTGTCTGGCTTCAGAGAATTTATTTCCTTGGTATTCTGAATTCTTTTCCTTGAAGGCTTTAATCCTCATCTAGACTTCCTCATTGTTAGGCATCCTTCAACCCTGAGCTCCAAAGGTGGGATTGTTTATGGATTCCTCAAAGATCAAAACAATTGGTTTTCAAGAAGGTCCATTCAATGTTGTAATTTTTATgggcacttaaaaataaaaccagtattaGCATTGACGATGATTAAATTACTCACAAATCCAAAGGGGTGGAGGAGatggattttttatttccttttgaaaccTCTTAACTTAAAGATAGTAGACTTTCTAAGCCTGCAACTGCTTTTGCAATTAGATGCTTTCTCAGTCTTTGCTGTAGTTGTTAAAGAGGTTATTGTTAAAGTTCACTCTTAAGTGAAACCTGGGCCATCACCTAATGAGCTTCACATTTTAGCCTTCATGTTTAGATACTTTGTGGACCAAAAGAATGAGTCCATGCAACTGATTTTGTATTGCTCCACATCTTGATGAATTTTTTGACCATATGGAAAAATCTTTCTTTCATCTGTGGCAGAACATACAAATTCTATGCTTTTTATACTTTGGTCTGTAAAACTCCTGATAGATTATTTATGGAGCTACACCAGACTCAAGCTAGGAATTCTtcactaagtaaaataaaaatatagttagaGCAGTGTGCAATGATTTAAGAATCACAGCCCCAGTCCAGGCCTGATTAGAAATGAACTTCTCTACATTTGCAAACACTGGCTCCAAAAGTGTACAAGAGGAAATACGCCAGATTTACTTAGGAACCAAGCAAATTATTTCTCTAAGGAAAAACAGTATTTCTATCCAGTAATTAGGAGTTACCCTTTCATGGAACACATATAGCACTGTATTCTatattttgaccaaaaaaaaaaaaaaatgctttttttgagGTAGTAAAATATTTAGTCTGCATAAATAACTAGCTGGAGTAGTTTTTCATCTTTGGAAACTTTGTAAGGTTTTACAGAAGTAAAGAAGTGTTTTAATTGCTGTTGCTGCATAGCACCTCTTGTGAAACTGAGTTTTTGTCTCCACTTTGAATGGTGTAACAAACAATTTGGCCAGAGTAgatttcctggggaaaaaaaaaaaatcccatcccaAATTTTCCAATTCTAAGAACTGTTTTTTTGAACATGCCTTGAGAGAAGTAGGTCATTAATACTGAAGGAGGACTGGTTTCTTCTTTTCAGAGATGTAAGGGATTACTTGATGCAGGGTCTGATTGCTGGGTTCTCCGTCTATGTAGACAACTGTAAGCATAACACTGAGAGTTGCAAGTTGTCTCTTAGTTAAATGTGAGTTTATAAACACTCTGAAGAGCACTTTCCCTCATGAAAGCACTGCAACTAATTgggaaataaattggaaaaaaacattttgcttttttgtagCGTGAAGCTCTTTAAACAAGTGTAGAAATCATAAAATTAAGGGAGTTTTATATTACTATTAACAATTTCAGTGTTTTGGAAACTATTAAGCCCTTTAGTTACTATTGCTATGCTTTATGCTTTTtcaactcttcttcttcttctttttctttttaattgctggTAATGCTTTTCATTgttaaaaaattaatgcaaatacCCCTTTTAATTTTGGGGGTTTCAGTGCTCAGAAAATGCCCCTACAGGCTTCTTCACACCTTCTAGCAATGCAGGACATTTCCTCCTGTTGAGCACCACTAGACTAGAGAGGCATTCTGAGCTAATGGCCAAGTGATCAAGAAACAGGACATAGAAATAAGGCACTCCttgagaaaaatctgcttttgggGAAAGGAGTCCACAATGATTCCCTGTTTTCCTTAATTAACAATTACTggggaaaaagacaaaaggaCATAACTGTATGGAGACAGCTTACTCATTTACCTAAATGCATATCTTCCCATTATTTGCCAAGCACTTTTCCCATTGTCCTGAAAACTTCATTTAGTTTGATCCTCACCACTTTAAGATTGTATATTTGGGGTCAGTGTTTTTGTTCagcagaaagagacaaaccatctGTTTGACATGTAAGAAAAACAGCATCTGGATAACTAACAGGAAGTTtcgtatttgtatttgtataaaaAGTATGGATAGAGGCAACCTTACAATCAAGGTAGCACATTAAAATATATTGGGCTTGTATACTCTGTCCATTAAGAACTTAGAAACCTAGCTGTCCAGGACTGTATAGGACACCCTCAAAGCATATACAATGTCATGTCTAGAAAAGGAGCTTAAAACTAGTATGAGTAGTGAAAGTCACACATAAAAGCAGTTCATTGATAAATTTTGCCCAGACAGTGATTAGGTAGAGATAATTGTCAACAGATGTAGCAGTAATAATAATCACCATAATGCCTTACATTTATGCAGCATGTAGAAGAATACAGAGTACTTTTGCATTAAagatctcatttgatcctcacaacaacctccTTATTCCCATGGAGGAGAAGAGGGTAGTCTGGACAAGTTAAATGATTTACATGAGATTTACTGGAGCTAACAAGAGTTGAGCCAGGACTCAAACATAAGCCATCTCTTCTGAGTgcatcaaatttttaaagaaaaacaatttcacATATTAGAAGAATGGTTTCCTCAGAGGCATTTATTTATCTCCAGCAGCCAATTTTATGTCACATAATTGATTGAATTTAATTTACTCAGGGAATGGGATATGaccaaaaaaattagattttctaTGCCTTTAGATTTTGAGATTTATGACGAACATTTTCACTGGTATCATCAAATTTTCAAATGTGAGTTGTAAGAATTGAATTCACCAATAATAATAAGCTAAATTTTATCACTCAAGATTAGAGATTCCTATGCTTATGTAATTTTAGAATATGTTATTGTTATTGAAaggcaatttaaaattttaatctttaatcCCAAATAACTTTTATATGGTTACTGTAGTTTTCtataaaaattctgtatttagAAATTGTCATTATGAACCTCGTTGCCTGAAGCATCATTTCAGTCACTTATGGGATGTGGAATCAAGAAACTGAACTACTCACATCTTAAATTCTTTCCAAAGTCATTAAGAGAAATTCTAGTTTTTCTGTTAGACAGAAAAATAGGTGAAAAAATTATGCTTTACTATTTGGTATAGGTGATTCTTCTTAGGTTCAGCCACTTTTctaatattcttaaattttattttctagttctgtgagaatGTGAAGATAATTATCCGTGATCAGAGAAGTGTTCTCGCTTCGGCGGTCTTGGGATTGGCATCTATATTCTGTCTGGGCTTGGCGTCGTATACTACCCTTCCTGCAATTTTTATCCCATTCTTCTTATGGATGGCTGGCTAACTTCATATCCCCGTGTCAGTGTGTGTATTCTGTgtgtaaatatgtttatatttatagagCACAAGTCAGTATATGCATCGTCTAGAAAAATGTGACCTGTAACACTGTGTTCTGGATAAAAATGTGACTAAGAATCATGCAAAGTGCTTACTGTGTAAGCCCAAGAACAAAGGCTTTCTCAATCTTCAGGCAGTTCCATTTTAAAGCCCTGTGCAGATCTTGGAAACATGGCAACTTGTGATAGAAGTCATCCTTCCAAGGGAACCAGCCAGTAAGATGATGGCCACAGGAGATTATTTTTTCTCCTGTAATCATGGTTCTCCATTAGGCCTGAATTTGAAGATTAGAAGACTTACTGAATGAGCCCACTAACTTCATTGTAAATTTATTCTGTTTCATCGAAAACCTTACATTAAACTAAAAGAATTTCCCTTGTTCAGATGAAAACATGTTTGGTgatggtaaaaaaacaaaaaacaaaaaataaaaaaacataatctttttttttcatgcattATATATAATTCCCAGTAAgtcaaaagtatttttattacttgAAACCATGTTGGTAAAGTTGGAGTTTAATGATAAAGTAACTTACTAGAACTATAGAAACCTATGTTTTCCTGCAGAAATAAGCTAGTATAGCATCAGTTGAACAATTTGATTTGGATTTACTTACCCAGAAACTtggcatttgttatttttttttccttttatgtgtcACTGTGGTGATATTAAAGCACTCTGAGAGGTAAAAAGATATAGGATTGAAGTAATTTGGATACTTAGAGAGTGTATGTGCCAATTAAATATGCAAATGTACACATATACCCAGACTGATGAGAGACAAACATTCTTGATTGCTTAATAATACAGTGTGGTTACCAGAGAGCATTTGTAGAAGTGATGTAAAAACAAGTTTAGTCTGTTTTCTTATGACCTTGCATCCACAGTATAACTTTCATATATGTCATTGGATGGTTTACCTTTTAAAGCACTTACTAATGtactgtataatttttaaaagtcctcaGATTTGTCTTCTAacagatttattcatttcattgcaAAGTGTAGTTTCCATCCTTTAAAGAAGGATGCCCCAAGGAAATTACTGTTAGAAGTAATTTCTGAGTGTCTTAGTGCCACCAGGTGTGTAAATCGATTACACTGAGGCTGTCTTAATATCACGGTTGAGATGTAGCACTGTTAAAGCCAGCATTCAAATACTTTGTAGAATTACCAAATTATAAAAACTAGGCCACAAGCTAGACTTGCATTTCAAGTATTAAAATTGCTTTATAAGCTATCAAGAATCACAAGATAATGAGTCACATTATGAGTGATATGGGGAAGTTGAGTCAGTTACTCAGTGATCTAATCAGAACAAATTTAAGAGCAGATTTTAGTGTAACTGTTGTTTTACTACCACTAATTTGCAACAAATTCAGTTGgagtttaataataattaaactttggggcacctgggtggctcagtgggttaagcctctgcctccggctcaggtcatgatctcagggtcctgggattgagtcccgcctcaggctctctgctcggcggggagcctgcttccccctctctctctgcctgcctctctgcctacttgtgatctctctctctgtcaaataaataattaaaaaaaataataattaaacttTGTGTTTAatcacttaaaatgttttaaatagtcAAAACACGAAATGGCAACACCACAGAATAAAGGTTATCTGGGCCTATTCCAACCACTTAAATTTATCTTAAGTATGTGTACATGAAAGCAACCACTATGAGAACTCCCTTGTATTAGTGGTTTTTCCCTGACTGTATATTACCTTTGTAGCAACtgtttaaataaattgtttttttaaacatacagtgTCCTGCTAaataatgttaaatgttaaaattttttaaacatatggtGTCCTGCTTTTTTGCAGACTTCAGTATGTCAGGTAGCAAAACCCACTGCCTGATGTTAAATCTGTGTTCACAGATAATAATCCCTTATTAAATGCTAAGGGAAGTATTAAGGTTAGAATTAACATAATTAGTCTTACTTCATATGCTTAAAGTAAGATCCAGTTCCTCATTCATTTGAGTGCCAGGCACTGACCTGTTGTAATTTCAGGGTCTAGAATTAATATTACTTTTGAACTACCCGTATCAGAGTATATACAGTGCTCTGGGAATACAGGGGAAGAAGCATTTAAATCTCCCCAAAGttcagagaaatcagaagtaggcaatGCTAGCATTAGGCTGAGAAGTAGTATGAGGTGATTTTATCACACTGATGTGTTCTGCTATTTACAGGAAGAGGAAACTGGAAAGAAGCGTTAATCCAGTACTCCACAACACTAGAATCTGTTGAATTTAGGACAGAGGAAAGTTTTGTTGTGCTCAGTTTGATGAGTTGCTTAACAAGGTAGAAGCAGCACAGATCCCTGATTTGTGGTTGTGGAAGAAACTGAGCCATTCCTGTGTCTCTGATGAATGTCTCTGGGCTTCATTACTTAAGATTCATCCTTAGGATTCTGCAAATCCCTTACAGTTATAAATTTCCCTTCTAACTTGTGAAATGGTA
The DNA window shown above is from Neovison vison isolate M4711 chromosome 11, ASM_NN_V1, whole genome shotgun sequence and carries:
- the LOC122889482 gene encoding lecithin retinol acyltransferase isoform X4; the protein is MKNPMLEALSQLLEKLLLISNFKLFSSGTPAEDKARNNFYEISSFLRGDVLEVPRTHLTHYGIYLGDNRVAHMMPDILLALTSDKGRTQKVVSNKRLILGVIGRVASIRVDTVEDFAYGADILVNHLDKSLKKKALLNEEVAQRAEKLLGMTPYSLLWNNCEHFVTYCRFGTPISPQADKFCENVKIIIRDQRSVLASAVLGLASIFCLGLASYTTLPAIFIPFFLWMAG